The nucleotide window TTCTGGTGGATGTGATCGGTTCACGTTCAGAGGTTTGCAGTTTAGTCATCTCAAATAAGGTGTCGGTCGTTTCATAGTCGACTTGTTCCAGTTCGCTTATCGGTGGTATGAAAGGTGTACTACCGGTTGCCAGGATGACATCTTTCGCTTCAATCTTCTCCTCTCCGATGGTTACTGTATTGTTTTTGTCAACGGCAGCTTCGCCCTCAAATACGGTAATGCCATTATTCTTTAGAAGGTGCTGCACGCCACCCGTAAGCGTTTTTACAATCTTATCTTTTCGCTCGCGAAGTTTATCAAAATTGATGTGGGGTTCGTTAGTTTCGATCCCCCAGTCGTTGGCCTGTCTAATTTTCCTGACCGTATCACTATACTGTAGGTAAGTCTTAGATGAAATACAGCCCACATTCAGGTAGATTCCGCCTACTTTGTGTTTTTCAACAATCGCTACTTTCTCTCCAAGCTGAGCAGCGCGAATGGCTGAAACATAGCCGCCGGGGCCAGTGCCGATAACAACGACATCGAATATTTGCATATATCCCGATCACTTATATGAATTTTTTGAATGTTTTCTATATCATCATAGTAAAGTCGAAACTGATATTAAATTTTCACACTTTTATGCGAGGAATTTCTTGTTTTATAGGTTTATTCTGCCATTTCGGGAGACATGTGAGCAAGAGCATATTCATATTTTGGGCAGATTGTACTTCGTGACAACGATGCTGGCTCTACCCCATATAGGTAGGATAAATAAACAGAACCAAATTAACTGTCACTTTCAGCACATCCTGCTTTGACATACTCTAGAAACGATGGGTCCACTTCTATTCCCAATTCTTTTAATGCTGCCACCAAAGCCCCTGTAACAGGTGGAACCTCAGGTATCGTAAACGAATGAGCATCACGAACATTTTCATGAAACCCCTTTTGAATAGCAGGAAGCAACCAATCAGAACGTTGATACACACCTCCAGTCAAGCTTACTCGGACATTCTGATTTCTTTCTTGTAATAGCAATCGTTTTGAAAGAGTTTGAATCGCATGAGCAGTTTCACTACCGGCATTACTGATAATATTTTTCGCAACGTCGTCTTCGCGATCAGCTGCTTCGATGACAATTTTACTTATTGGGGCAATGACCTCTTGGGGTTTACCTACCTCATAGATGTGACCTAATAGTTCAGGTGGGCTATTTCGGTCGAAATACTGTAAAATAACATCCGTCAATTGCGTAAGAGGGCCACTGCCGTCATAAGCATGGAAGACAGCTTGTACCGCTTCTCGACCGATTGCAAAACCACTTCCCGGGTCCCCTAGCAAATACCCCCAACCGCCGACGCTGCCTCTTTCACTATGTTCATTAATACCAAATGTAATCGAACCCGTACCCGCGATATTGACGACCCCAGGCTCGCCCAATGTTCCTGAATACAGGGCATTGATGGCATCATGATCGATATAAACTTTCGTATTCGTTGAAAAGAAAGGGGAAACCATTTTTCTTATATTCAGCTTCATCTCTTCTCTGCCTACACCTGCCATGCCAATAAACACAGCATCCAAGTTGTCAAAAGCTATTTTGTTCTGCCTTTTCAAAGCAGCAAAAAGACTCTGAAATTCATTGCGGATAATATCGTAATCGATACTATTGGGGTTCGTTGCGCCAACAGTATCTTGTGCAAAAATTTTACCATTATCCGCACAGAGTACGCCTGTTGTTTTCGTTCCACCACCATCGATGCCTAATACAAAAATAGAAAAGCCCTCCACTTTTTCATCTCCTGTTTCACAGGCTCATACTGTCATAATTTCGATGCTTTCACTATAGCTTAAGGCATATTAGCCAGCAAATACACTATCCTTGTTACTCAGGATTGGGCTATCGGCGCTTCACCAATAGCCCTTTTGTATTTATCCACTTCCGGGCATACAACTAAGATATTTATTGCAATGATCAACTTCCATAGAGAAACACTTATGCTATTCCCACTGCTCTATTAGTTGCTCAGACTGGGAATGGAGATCGTCATACGCTTCTTCAGAAATCAATTCATTGTCTAACTGATGCTCTAGCAAATCTTGAAATCCTCCTATATGTTGAATGACAGTATCTCCATCTTCTTGGTTTTCGTATTGGCTAACAGCTCTTAAGTGTAACTGCATGTCATGGACTGCATCATCATCTATAATATCACCGCTTTCCTCTAAATCCGTCACTACGCCTTGAATATCTTCCGTGCTGATAGGATCGCTTGGGTGCGGTGGGTATAATAAATACTGATTTCGTACATCTTCAATCCAGGTGTTCAGATCCCCTTTCCAGGTAGCGATGATGTCTTCAGCTTCTGCACCGTCGCTTAACATTTCTTGCGCTTCTTTAGAACCGATTAATTCATTGTAATCATCATCCAATTCGTATTTATCAGGATCTTGATCACGCATGGCTGTAGCAAGCTCAAGACCGAGTTGAACAACTTCAATAGCACTTTCATTCTCGATGTGAACTTGCACACCTCCAACAATCTCTCCTTCGTACATATCATACATAGGATCGAAATACGCCGGACGGAAAGAAACACCTTCTATGTCCCTTTGCTCCATTTCCTCTGCTAATTCTTCCGCATCAATCCATGGAGCGCCCACAAGCTCAAATGGACGTGTCGTTCCCAAACCATCAGATAAAGTTGAATTCGCAACAAGAATGGTTCCAGTATAAAGTGTTGCAGAATCAGGCGTTGGGATATTCGGAGAAGTCATTACCCACGGAAGTCCTGTGTCTTCAAAATGCATGTCGCGCTCCCATCCGTCCATTTCAGCAACTTTCAAATCAATATTAAGGTCGTGTTCATCCTTCCACATAGTGGCTAACTCCCCTGCTGTCATACCATGGCGTACGGGAAGCAAAAAGTCTCCCATAAAGCTAACCGATTCCTGTTCTCGTACCGGACCTTCTACATGTTCTCCGCCAATGGCATTTGGGCGGTCAAGAACGATAACACTTTTATCATGTTCAGCTGCTGCTTCCATAATGAACCCGAGCGTATAAATATACGTATAAACATTGGAACCAATGTCTTGAATGTCATAAATCAATACATCTACATCTTCCAGCATTTCTTCAGTAGGCTCCCAAGTAGGGCCATACAAACTATAAACAGGCAAACCCGTCCTTTCATCCGTATAGGATTCAACATATTCTCCAGCTTCCTGATTACCACGAATGCCATGTTCAGGACCATATAGGGCCGTCAAGTCTACATCTGGATGTTCATACAATAGATCAATTGTACTGTTCAAATCTCGGTCCACTCCGGTCATATTGGTAGCCAAGCCGACGCGTTTTCCTTCGATCCAATCAAGATGGTCATCTAGAAAAACTTCAACTCCTGGCTTTACTTGTACAGAATCCTCTTCTTGCTCGCCGTCTCCTCCTTCTGCTAATACGGTAGTCGCTCCTACAAGAACACCAATTAATACGATTAGAAATAGTGACGTTGGAATCGAGGGCCACGATCGCTTAAACATCATTGCACTCCTCCTTGTTTATTAGAAGCGTTTTTGCACACAAAAATGCTGCTCAGAACCACGTGGTTCCTTACACCTCCTCCCTTTTTGCTACCAGTAAATGTCCAATCAAGCTCATTATTTATCATCTCTATAGATTATGAATCTTAAGTTGAATAATTATATTGAAAATATTGGATATTATTTTTCCTCGTTCTCTTTCACTTCTAAATCCGACACATCATTCTAATAGTTGCTTAATTAATCCTAAACTGCGGTAGATTTTCTTTATGAGCCTCTAACATCTCGTCTAAAATTTCTTTTGCGATATTATCAGATGGTACCAGAGGATTGATGGTCATTGCCAAAAGTGCAGTATGGTAGTCACCTGTTACTGCAGCTTCGGAAGCCACTCGTTCAAAGGATTTGATCTGTTGAACCAAACCACGAACAGCTACGGGAAGGTCGCCAATGGCAACAGGCTTTGGTCCTGCTTTTGTAATGACACAGTTAACTTCTATGGCTGATTCATTAGGTATACTAGCAATTGCTCCATTATTACGTGTATTTACAGGCTGAATATCCCCTTTGTCGTTGTAAATGGAATAAATGAGATTACATGCAGCTTCACTATAGTATGCCCCGCCTCGCTGCTCAAGTTGCTCAGGCTTTTCGGCAAGGTCCTTGTTTTCATAAAGTTTAAAGAGTTCTTTTTCAACTTCTTTCACAACTTCTGCCCTTGTTCCTTTTTCATGAGCTGCTGATTTTTCTTCTTCCAACATCTCTTTTGTTTTGTAGTAGTAACGATGATACGGACAGGGAAGAATGCCTAGCCCCTTGATAAAATCACGATCCCATTCGAAACCTGCACTCATTCTTTGCGTATTTTCGGGGGTGGTCACCGCTTCAAGCGCTTTCTCTTTAATCGATTCGCCGTCCAATTTAATATCTAACCCAAACACCATGTGATTCAGACCAGCAAAGTCTACACTAATATGTTCTCCATCGACATCTAATGCTTTAGCTACACCTATTTTCATGCCAATCGGTACGTTACAAAGACCGACAACTTTATCGTGAGAGGTGTAACGCAAAACAGCTTCTGTGACCATGCCGGCTGGATTTGTAAAATCGATTAACCAAGCATCCGGGCACAGTCTTTTCATATCAGAAACAATATCTAAAATGACAGGAATCGTCCGAAGCCCTTTCATGAGCCCACCAGGACCATTCGTTTCTTGGCCAATCACGTTATATTTTAGGGGGATGCTTTCATCTTTTGCCCTTGCCTCAAGTAAACCGACACGAAATTGTGTCATAACAAAATCAGCATCCTCTAATGCTTCTTCTCGATTGAAAGTTAGATGCACTTTCATATCTATTCCTGATTTCTCAACCATCCGTTGAACAAGTTTTCCAACCGTTTGCAGCTTGTATTCTCCTTCTTTAATATCAACCAACCACAGTTCCTGAATCGGTAGTTCTGCGTGCCTCTTGATAATACCTTCGACAAGCTCTGGTGTGTAACTCGAACCGCCTCCAATGGTTGCGACTTTTAACCCTTTGGTCATATCATTTACACCTCTTTATTTTCTAATTTTTCATGAAGATGAATGATCTCTTTGGCCAAATCTTTTGTTGTCATTGCATTCATCAGGTGGTCTTGAGCATGGATCATAAGCAAGTTTATTTCGATATTCTCATCCCCTTGAGCCTCACTTTGAATTAAAGTGGTTTGAATAGAATGAGCTTGGTTTATGGCTTTCTCACACTTATCAAGTTTTTGACAAGCGGTTTTAAATTGGTGCTCTCTTGCAGCGGCCATCGCCTCCATGGCTAAACTCTTCCCCTCGCCCCCATGTAATATTAATTGCATGGCTGTCTGCTCTGTGTTTCCTGCCTCACTCATAGACACTCCTCCGTGTTAAACACTTTCTTCGTTTGACTTTGATTCCTTTTTTTCAGCTTCTTGCTCTTCTCTCAGCCTTGATCGATCAATGATTTTAAAGAACCCAAAGTAAATGGCAACGCCTACTAGGATATTGACAAACTGTATGACTGCCCCTGATATTTGCCCTCCTGTGGCCAGATAGCCTGATATGATAGGAGGCATCGTAAATGGCATTGCGATTCCAGCTGGTTTGGCCACCAGACCTGTTGACATGGTAAC belongs to Salicibibacter cibi and includes:
- a CDS encoding FAD-dependent oxidoreductase, which translates into the protein MQIFDVVVIGTGPGGYVSAIRAAQLGEKVAIVEKHKVGGIYLNVGCISSKTYLQYSDTVRKIRQANDWGIETNEPHINFDKLRERKDKIVKTLTGGVQHLLKNNGITVFEGEAAVDKNNTVTIGEEKIEAKDVILATGSTPFIPPISELEQVDYETTDTLFEMTKLQTSEREPITSTRNEASS
- a CDS encoding N-acetylglucosamine kinase, which encodes MEGFSIFVLGIDGGGTKTTGVLCADNGKIFAQDTVGATNPNSIDYDIIRNEFQSLFAALKRQNKIAFDNLDAVFIGMAGVGREEMKLNIRKMVSPFFSTNTKVYIDHDAINALYSGTLGEPGVVNIAGTGSITFGINEHSERGSVGGWGYLLGDPGSGFAIGREAVQAVFHAYDGSGPLTQLTDVILQYFDRNSPPELLGHIYEVGKPQEVIAPISKIVIEAADREDDVAKNIISNAGSETAHAIQTLSKRLLLQERNQNVRVSLTGGVYQRSDWLLPAIQKGFHENVRDAHSFTIPEVPPVTGALVAALKELGIEVDPSFLEYVKAGCAESDS
- a CDS encoding exo-beta-N-acetylmuramidase NamZ family protein, translating into MFKRSWPSIPTSLFLIVLIGVLVGATTVLAEGGDGEQEEDSVQVKPGVEVFLDDHLDWIEGKRVGLATNMTGVDRDLNSTIDLLYEHPDVDLTALYGPEHGIRGNQEAGEYVESYTDERTGLPVYSLYGPTWEPTEEMLEDVDVLIYDIQDIGSNVYTYIYTLGFIMEAAAEHDKSVIVLDRPNAIGGEHVEGPVREQESVSFMGDFLLPVRHGMTAGELATMWKDEHDLNIDLKVAEMDGWERDMHFEDTGLPWVMTSPNIPTPDSATLYTGTILVANSTLSDGLGTTRPFELVGAPWIDAEELAEEMEQRDIEGVSFRPAYFDPMYDMYEGEIVGGVQVHIENESAIEVVQLGLELATAMRDQDPDKYELDDDYNELIGSKEAQEMLSDGAEAEDIIATWKGDLNTWIEDVRNQYLLYPPHPSDPISTEDIQGVVTDLEESGDIIDDDAVHDMQLHLRAVSQYENQEDGDTVIQHIGGFQDLLEHQLDNELISEEAYDDLHSQSEQLIEQWE
- a CDS encoding 6-phospho-beta-glucosidase, which translates into the protein MTKGLKVATIGGGSSYTPELVEGIIKRHAELPIQELWLVDIKEGEYKLQTVGKLVQRMVEKSGIDMKVHLTFNREEALEDADFVMTQFRVGLLEARAKDESIPLKYNVIGQETNGPGGLMKGLRTIPVILDIVSDMKRLCPDAWLIDFTNPAGMVTEAVLRYTSHDKVVGLCNVPIGMKIGVAKALDVDGEHISVDFAGLNHMVFGLDIKLDGESIKEKALEAVTTPENTQRMSAGFEWDRDFIKGLGILPCPYHRYYYKTKEMLEEEKSAAHEKGTRAEVVKEVEKELFKLYENKDLAEKPEQLEQRGGAYYSEAACNLIYSIYNDKGDIQPVNTRNNGAIASIPNESAIEVNCVITKAGPKPVAIGDLPVAVRGLVQQIKSFERVASEAAVTGDYHTALLAMTINPLVPSDNIAKEILDEMLEAHKENLPQFRIN
- a CDS encoding PTS lactose/cellobiose transporter subunit IIA, translated to MSEAGNTEQTAMQLILHGGEGKSLAMEAMAAAREHQFKTACQKLDKCEKAINQAHSIQTTLIQSEAQGDENIEINLLMIHAQDHLMNAMTTKDLAKEIIHLHEKLENKEV